tatcaagcaccatctGAAGTTGGGAATATCGAAGGCCAttccgcaaccttcgtgcgacccttcaatcAATCTAGTTCTCCATTCGGAGTTCATATCCAGATCTGATCCATTCGAGTGAGCCGATCTTAGGatccttcaagtggtatcagagccactcgtttggtatcttctaaatcattcatctttctcatcttccatttctaaatcataaacacttcttcttctacctttcttgAATCCGGGCCTCTCATTAccatccataaaaaaaaaaaaaaaaaaaaaaaaagatttacgatttgattcaaaacaaaaaaaaagttcaaagttTGTTTTTTGGATTGGTGGTAGAAGAGAaatcctgctggctgaggagaaatccaacctttgaggtggttaaagcggattccaaaatcaaaaatctcttatctttctctctttaaaAATTCTCTTGTGTTTGCTTGGATTTTGTCCATTGAGTTTCTTAGATTTGTTCTTCTTTGAACTTTGAGTGAAAACTTGTTGTGTGACCATCCAAATTCTGAGAGTaacacgtgtgtgggtgaggatcaaacacttgagagagtgAGAATTTTTATCTAACATTTTGTGTTTAAGAAATTTCAGGAACAAGGAGTAGTGATGATGAACGGAACCGTTccgcactacaagaaaaagagGTTTTTATAGCGGAATAGGATAGCGTTTTTTCCGTTTATGCTATGGTTgatatatcatttaattttaGATAGCGTTTCCAAAATGCAAACGCTATCTGTAGCTGGaccgattttttaaaattttttgttacATACTTTACATAGCACTTCAGGTGAGAAACGCTATGATAGCATATTATTAATAGCACATAACTCAAAACGTTATGTTTACCTGTttgaatccctaaaccctaaacaaaattttaaattctaaacatatttttaaacactaaactatAAAAACAAATCCTAAATCTCAAATATTTCCTATTCTGATTTTAAATgttaagtttaaatttaaaattttatattttcaaaatctagtttCACTTTAAAtttcaaaccctaaatctttaacatattttcaaaccttaaaccctttATCCTATATCTAAACCTAATAACATAAACACTAAAGCTTACCTCAAAATCTCAAATCTCATATTttcaagttttaataaaataaatgaaaaactaaaAGATAACACTTATAAAAAATCTAACCCTTATACTCTcaaaactccaaaccctaaatcataaacataatttttaaatttcaaacatttaaaaaatcacCAAATTCAAAATCAGAAACATCTAAACTCTAAagcataaaacaaaataataaattcaaaatcataaacataactcttagatttttataatatattatctttaaaattaGGCAAATTAAAGAATTTATAAGAATTGTAGTTGCTTTTTTCTATGGCCATTGATTAATTCTAATCTAAGGGTTAAAATTATCCTTTATCAATCTTCAACCTTCATTCTTATTGGTTAATTTTTTCACCTCAAAGATCTATGGCCATTGATGAAATATAATCTAAAGGCCACAATttgttctctctctttttcatttatctatCCTCTCATTAACGAAACATATCAACTCACTCCAGAtctgacaaaaagaaaataaagtctttccatatcctttttttttctacgatgttttctccttcttcaccacTCCCATTGATTTTGATCGACTTCTCCTCCGCCATGGTTACTCCCTCCCTGTTTTTCAACCGATGCTCTCATTCCTCCTCTTCCTGTAGCGATGAATCGCACTGTAATGACCCACCATCTCCACTAtccccaccatctccaccatccccaccatctccaccatctccattatctccaccatctccaacttctttaaagagagagagaaagagagagagaaagagagagaaagctcacctgagctcgtcgccggagcCACCGCACGCCAGGACGTCGTCAAGCTCGTCATCACCATCAACCGCAGCTCGAGGTAACCGGAAACCGCCATGTTTTGAGTTATGTTTCGGTCGTTTTAGTAAATCGGTCATAACTTTCTAACCGTAGTGAATCTCGTGCATCCAAggccatcatcgtgttcctctcgtcaagacgaagccgtagacaccaaccgCGTCACGATCAGAGCCCGGACGAAGCCGTACGCGCCTCCGGAAGTTTCACCTCCGCGCGCGCGTGAGTTccacgcgccgccgccggaccaccgtcctccgccgcagcgccgccgccggaccaccgttctccgccgcagctccgccgtcgccgccggccaacttaccggtaagccgccgccgtagctccgccgtcgccgccgatgaccgacaccggtgactcgccggcgactcgccaactcggccgagtcgacccggtgagtcaactcggttgactcggttaaccggtggtttgaccggtttaaatcgatttcgattcggttaggttaaaccggtcggttaaaatcaattggtaATCGGTTAGGGAaaaccggattaattaattaattaatcaattaattaattaattaaataattgatctttgaccagcgggttgacttttccgtaaatacccgttttaaaccgttcgaaaggcgttctgactcgaaatttcgatctgatttcagatttggagtccatttgagcagctggagttcatatataccacttctcttcattgctaaggtgagggctactccgttaaatcccgagctagtttagtactaccgttatggaaagtttagtttcgaaacatgatccgtctctgtgaatcgagtctgtttgagagtcttgcttgtttattattattattgattgttaaaccggaaataggataatagaggattcaacggttgattgaaatgattgatgttaagaattgttatatatatgtatatatatacgagtccatgttttggagatttgcggggtgcagagacgtttgcactgGCTGCCTATGTTTGAGGAGttttgcggggtgcagagacgtttgcactggctgccatgtttgtggagatttgcgggggtacagagacgtttgtacttACGACGCCTTAGAGATTTGCGGGGTGCAGTGTGGACTACTGTGCTAGCGACGCCTGTAAAGTatatatatccttatgaggaaatgTGATATGCTATTATCGCATTGGTTGTATCATGTCTAGTCCACTAGACATATGTGATtgttctgtgtggtgtaataggcaccgtgattgtctcatgctagagctatgcctacatagttgtagtgctatgaactgagtcagtggtttgcggtttagcatcccatacctcactgggcgattcccctgtcgctcacccctccttatttccccctttcaggtgagaccgacgagcaggagtgattatacGGACCGGTGCTTTTGGGCTTTTACtatattgggcttttgggcttctatcgttttatcgcttttatcgttatcgggccttcaggcctttggacttttatcgCTTACGTTATTCCTATTTCAGACTTTTGGTttatatcgtattttatatttcgGATGTTATCGATGTTGGGCTTTTAGGTCTTTTGTTACCGTATcgactattatattatatgaagattattattatttgagttgtattattattttattttcgcttttatcaatttattttattttgtaaatcggggtgtcacattttggtatcagagctatttacttatcgtaacattttattatgtaaatcggggtgtcacattttggtatcagagcgggttccgtcccggctccgacccgggatggcgattttGGAGAccttggtttattcggtttaaacGATTTTAgacgatttcaaaatattttcgggGATTTGGGaactttgaaaataaaaataaatagcaccTTTCCGTTCGGTATCACTCCTTCTTAAATGTTGGTAACCACAGATCGGCATAAGTTAACTTTTTCGCTTTTCCTTTAGATTGCGCCCAGGAAGAGAGTTGTTCGTACTCAGACTCCCAGAGTT
This genomic stretch from Brassica napus cultivar Da-Ae chromosome C9, Da-Ae, whole genome shotgun sequence harbors:
- the LOC106398927 gene encoding pectinesterase inhibitor 10-like; translation: MFSPSSPLPLILIDFSSAMVTPSLFFNRCSHSSSSCSDESHCNDPPSPLSPPSPPSPPSPPSPLSPPSPTSLKRERKRERKREKAHLSSSPEPPHARTSSSSSSPSTAARVNLVHPRPSSCSSRQDEAVDTNRVTIRARTKPYAPPEVSPPRAREFHAPPPDHRPPPQRRRRTTVLRRSSAVAAGQLTDLESI